The DNA region CAACCAATACACCCTCCACGGTACCTACATGTCTTGATGTGTCCATACAGCATGCATATCCGTGCAAACCACATGGGCCTCAAACTACCGACAAATCAGAGCCGCGTTTCAAGCCCTCTTTTCCATGACATCTGACGTCATCGCCAGATACGTATCTTATCTGTGTAACCTTCAGCACCAAATCAACCAGCATCACCATGAAGAGGGGGCATTCGACTTGGCCTTCCACGCGGGTGAGAGAACTGCAGCCGATATATTACTCGCATAGCTCTGGCCTAATGCATGTTTACTGGAGCGCATGATATGTCTTATCAATGGATGGAGGATAATCCTACTGATTTACTAATTCGCTATCAGCCGTGCACTACTGCCTGATGGCAGAGGCGCTCCTGGTGAACATGATTCGGCTGATATCGGTGAACAAGAGTATTTTAACACTGAATATGCGATGCCGGGTGATGTTTCATAGGATGAGACTCAATTCCACAGACCCCATTGAACATTGAGTCCTCAACAGCGAGCCCTATCACCGCTCTCGGGGACCAGAATGTCAACGCACCAGACCAAACAGCAGCCTACTTTATTCCAAGTAAATAATCAGACAACAAACCTGTCATCCTACCGGTATATCCGGATCATCTTGGTGGGAGCGGACTATTCCCACCTAGCCATGCCCTAAACGACTTTGTACTTTCAATTTCTGCCATAATATTGATTATAGTGTGAATTATGAAGTTCTGGTAACTCGGACAAACAACTACTTGTGAGAGCAATGATAGTAGATCGTGATCCCAGCTTGGAGATGGCAACGGGGAAGGTCGCACTGAAGAGATCGTAATTATCACAGCTCGGGCATTGAGTCAACATGGACATCGTCAGTAGCTAGGTCGGAAACTCACGTGGTTGGAGGTATACGGCCTGGTTCCTCCTCACAATGTAACTTGATTCATGGTTTGTTCAATGTCCGGTTCGTAACCAAGCATGTTTCTGGTGTACGGCTTCACTTTAAAAATAGGTCCTTCACTGTAGGTAGCGAATCTTAGCAAAGTATGTAGACACATGCTGAGCAAAAGATTAGTTTCTTGTATAAATCCCGAGACAAAGACCCGACAGATGGTTATGTTCACAGGAACTTCGATGCATTCGATCCTCATGCTCTATAACCCCATCTTCCAAAATAATATAGGAAGTGAGTCAACTCCTCAAACGCCGCTCGCGATTAGGTTCGCTTATATATCCGTCGtagaaacaaaagaaaccacAAGTTATCCTACCAACCCATCCCTGTCCCACTTGGACATTCCCACTTGTTCTTTTCGCCATGCCAAATTACCATATCATACAATGCATTTGCCGCCGCACTATATCTATCGCCGTCCTAAGTTTCAAATGTATCAGCTAAAAGATtatctcttcttcaaccGTTCCTTGCATTCGTCGCAATACCATTTTGCTGTTCGTCCGAGTTAGCTTTGATTCCACCCCTGTCCAGAAATTGCAAGTCAAACATACCATTGGCTTTGGGTGCAATTTTCAACCCCACGCACTCTAGATGAAACCACTCTCTCGGGCAGCCCACCCCGTCACAGCCCACCATTTCGCCATAACTAACGCCGTTGCACTTGCAGTACCTTGGCTCGTCCCCATCTGgttcgtcctcatcatcgtcttcttGAGTACTCTGCGGAGGGTGCTGATGCTGAGCAGTTCCCCTACTGCCTTTGATGTTGTCTTCACTTGTGATACTGCCGCCGTTGGATGAAGCCTTGGCAGAGTTGGGACCGGATGATGCCTGGGCAAGAGCTGCCGCTGCAGCAGAGATGGAAGCACCCTTCTTATGGCTCCGCTTGGAAGTCGTCGTTGTGCTCGCGGATATGCTGCTCCCGTTGTTCTTGTCCTTATCTGTTGCGCTCGCTGTTTCCGAGTTATTCCTAGATGGTCGGGAGCGGGACGCCGCCGTCTGCTTTTCTGTTGGGGCTGCAGAGACTATCGAGGTTGCCTCGGCAAAGGTGCCTAGAGACGGGGTGGAAGGCTTGCTTGCGCGCCCGCTCTTGGTCTTGACAGTACTTATAGGGGTCGGCTGAATGGCGGGCGAAGCTACCacttccttctccttttctttctttggtTCAGGCTTCTCTTCGGAGGGTGCTACTGTGGCCGCTGCTGTTACCGGTGCCTTTGTGATGGCTTCTTTTCTGTTATTGCCGTTGTGGAGGGGTTCCAGTACTGGTGGCGGAATCTCGGTCTCTGTCCTCAGCGGCTCCAACTTGGGGGTAGGAGCAGGTATGGGTGTCTCCTTCTGTACTTTTGTTTCCATGCTTATTTTGGGTCCTTCGCCAAACTGGCTGAGATTTGGCGTATCCGGAGCATTTCCATTTGGCTTGGTGGACGCTACCGAAGCAGCTCTTTGCCTCACAACTTCGGGATTTAGTTGTGTAGAGTTCTGACGGGCACGAGAAGACGCTGGCCTGGGAGGAACAATGGCTGTCGGGATCGGTGAGGCTCGGCTGCCTTTCATTGTATCAGGGAATGCTGCGATGACAGGCGACGAGGCCATGGACGGGGACATAGCGGCAGCATTATTCGTTCTGCTACAATCAAGGGTCAGCTAGGAAACAAGAGACACGGATCGGAGGTCGAATGGGCGAGCGCACCTTTTCTTTGCCTGCCCACTCGATGTTGGGAGCGCCTTGCGCTTCTTAGGACCGCTTTCAGGCACGGGAGTCTCTCGGGGGCTGGTCGTCTTTGGCTTCACGGTGCTATTACCAAACACCGAGCTCATGGCGCGCTCCATAGGAGCTCCCCCGTTCGCCTTAGCAGTCTCAACTTTGCGTCTTTTGGCCGGAGCAGAGCCAGCCGGCGCGCCCGTGGTGATACCGAGGCCGACAGGAGTCGCCGCCTCCGCAGGCGCTTTGCGAGATTTAGGTCCCTGTGTCTTCTTGGCTGGCTCACTCGTCTTGTCCGCATCGCCTTCACCTGCTTGTCCCTTCGCGTTCTTCTTGGCGGCGACTGCTTGTTTTCGGTCGTTGCTCCgagccgccgcctcctcagcGTTCACATGCTGGGCAGCAGCTGAAAGAGCAGCAGCCCCTTCCCGGCGTGATCGCTCAGCCTTGTCGTTGGACTTGGCCTGCTGTTGTGCTTTCCGAACATCGTCGTAGGCCCAATGGTTAGCGCTGCCCCATTTGGCCTCCTCGCTGAATTCGCTCTCGAGATTTGGCCACACGGATTCAATTCGTTTCATTTGCTTTTCGAGGGCATCATTGGCAGTCAAAATAACGTGGTTTTTCTCCTCCAAAgccaccatcatctcttGAACCTTGAGGTTTGTTTCTTTGAATATCCGACGGCGCGCCTCGCTCGCGGAATTGAGAGGGCCAGTGGCAGAAGGTATCGTGGAGGCGGACGCAGAGGGTGGCActccgctgctgctgttctgAGCGCTCATGGGCGCCGACGCGGGAATGTGATTATTGGGCGCATCATTGGACGACGGGAATGGGTCGACCGGAGGCGGGGTATCGAGAGCACGGCGGATGTTATCGAAGAGCTTGTCCTCGTTGTTAAAGATTTTGGCGTCGACCTCTTTCAAAAGGGTGAAGTGACGGACTATCTCCTTGGGAAGGGCGCTGATGGCATCGGTAAAGTGGTTGAGGCCAGGGAAAATGTCGATGGGCTGTGCTGGAGCATTTGCGATgagcgacgacgaggagttGCCGCGATTGACCATGCGCGTCTGACGGAGGGGCTGCGCTCTGCGACTGCTGCCGCCGTTCTCAGACGCAGGAGGTTTGGCCGTCTTCATGGCGCCCGtcgatggtgttgctgcAGATTCCGGGATCGTGGCAGTGAGTGCTGGGAAAAAAAGATTGGTAGGGTCGCTGAAAGAGAGGTCCAGAGGGAAGCTGGGAGCGGTTAGCGGAGGGACGGTTTCCTGGCCGGGAGCCCTGGATTTTGGTAACCTTTGGAGGTGCATGCGACCGATAAGATAAGAACACCAAAAACCGGGCCGGCCGACACCCTAACCCTTACACTACAACCACACTACCACTTTGTCAacacaatcaccaccaacaacaaccaatgCGTGTTTGGGTATATCTTGAATGCTTATtaaaacaaaataaaaaaaataaaaaacacGATGCCACTTTCTAAACCAAGCACACACGCTGAGGTATCTCTGTCTCCCGAACCCTACGCCCTGTTCACCCTTTCCCTCCCTGAAATTGGGATGACCTGCCGAAAACTgcaaaacaaaaagccaGAATAGGAAAACAATCAAGCCTGTTTCACCCGCCTAGGCTTCTCGTCACGttgcttttgcttttgtCTGTGCTGCCATTCTACCAGCACAGGCAGGAAGTGCCAGAGATCAAATTCAGGCCAGAAGCACTTGAGGAAGAAAATATGCGTGTCCTGGTGGCACTGCCAAAGCATGAAGTCACTGAGTCTCTCCACGCCGCTGGTTCGCACGAATATGTCAAGCGGGGGGCACCCGGCAGTGTAGAGATGCTTATCGATGGTCTCGGGCGTGATTGTCTCCGCGTTTGGATAGATGGCCACGTTTTCCGAGCCCTCCGACTTTTGCGTAGATGGATCGGAACGAAGGGTGGTAGCCGTCGACACGGCATCATCCTGGTCGTGGTCGTCCGAATGAGAGGGGGTCTCTTCAATAGACTCCAGAGTCTCTGGTTTGTCACCCTGTTTGGACAAGATCTTTTGCGTAATTCTGCTCTGCGAAAATGGGGTGCTGTGTGGCCGAGGGGTGGTTGAATATTCTTCTACAGTCGTCCTGATGGCTGTTGTCATTTCTTCCCGCGAAGTGTAGGGGAAGCAAATGTTGAGAACACATCTGTGGCATGTATTAATATTTCAATTTACATGTTTAGGAGGTGACATTGCTTACGTTGTGTTGTGACTGGTAGCAGCGACCGCTCTTTCCACCACTTCGAGAACATCTGGGGGGATCAGATCAAGACGCCCCAATACCTTGACACTAGCACCGTATCTGTCCAACAGCTCCCCATGCTGAATGAGTTGCTCGAGCTTCACCTTGGCCAGTTGCATCAGGCCGTCGACCTCATACTTGGGCCGGTGGAAGTTTTCCAGACTAAAAGCATAGACGGTGACCACCTTGACACCACACTTGTAGCAAATCTCCAGAACCCGGGCCAGAGCCTCGAAGCCGAGGTGATGGCCTTCTACTGTCTCGATCTTGTGACTTCTGGCATATCTTCGGTTGCCGTCCATTTCGAAAGCGACATGGCCTGGGATAGGTCCTTGGCTCAATGATCCTATCAAAGTGTCTCTAAGGCGGTTGATGGCCCATTCTGCTGGCGGCGAACTGAGGAACCAGTTACGGATACGGGAGAGGTAGAGGTCGGACATGATGCCGAGGTGCGTTGCAGTCCAAAATATGTATTGTGATTGCTGAGTTTTAACGATGCGGTATTTGGGGTGAGAAGATGGTAGATTCTCTGAAAGAGTTGTCGGTCAGTAAGCTGCCATGGTCGCAGTGCCTGTTGCAAGATTGGGGAAGGGAGTGAGAGTGAGTGAGAGTGGCAGGCCACCCAAGGGTTAAAGTATGGTTACGTTGGACCCAGATTCTTGGAAGTTACGAATCCCAAGGCGCGGCATCCTCTCGCAGCTGAAAGTGGGTCCTCGAATGAACACGCTGCAAAACGGCCGACAGGGGCCAGCTTTCAGTATAACCTGCCTGACCTCAATGTGCAACTACCCGCaacttccaccaccaaaccaccttctacgacaccatcctcctTGAGGTCTATTCCGGCGACGAATTCACAGCCTGCTTTAAGATCACACTGGGATACGCGACACCTCAATTGGCTTTAACAGCGACCGCCGGACAGTCTGGCTTGGCCTGACTGTCACCCCACCTACGTCCCAATCCGCCCGCATTCCAAAAAAATGTCCAGGTGACGCCTCTAAGAGAGCGAACGCGCAATGTCATTCACAAACGCGCCGGTAACGCGCACAttggtggtgggattggTTGGCGCATCGATAGCAGCCAGCCTTCTCGACATAAAACACTATTTCTATATCTCCATCGGCACCCATATTCTACGATATCACCAGTTATGGCGGGTCCTGGCGTACCAGCTATGCTATCTCAACTCATCCGAGGTCCTGTTTGGGGCAATGGCTCTATACAATATGAGAACTATTGAGCAGCGGTGGGGCTCAAGAAAATATGCCGTGAGTGCTCTTTCTGGGCCGGGACACTGCAGAAATGGCGCTGACATGCTTGGTATCTAGTCATTCATCCTCGTCACCGCACTCTTCACCTCGATCGTGCCACCGCTTATACTGACGGCATTCCTCAGGCCACTGAGTTTTGGTGTGCTAGATTTCCTACCTGCCGGCCCAACACCGATCATATTTGCGATTCTGGCTCAATACCATGCCATGATCCCACACATGTACAAATACAAGGTGGCGCTGGCTATGGGGCCACCAACTGGCCAGGACTCGGCAGCGCTGACCTTCTCAGACAAGTCAACCAAATACATGATGGCAGGGCAGCTGGCCGTGTCCCAGTTCCCGGGCTCCCTTCTTGGTGCCGTGGTGGGCTGGTTCGTTGGATACGCCTGGCGCAATGAGGCCCTACCTGGGATTTTGACTCGCTGGCGGGTTCctggttgggttgttggtaTGAGAGGTCAGAAGACCAATGCCGAATTTGAGAATATGAGAAGGCGGCTGGAAAGTGAAGGGGCCTCAACTGGCACAGCTTCTGGtatccagcaacaacaagctgGCCCAACTGAAGGCAGCAACAGACGGAGGACGATGGGCCAGCAGCTCATCGACGAAGTTCGCGGTGCATTTTAAAATCTCGTCGTGTACGAGAAGAATTGAACATTGCTTCCTGGCGCAACCACTTACATGTGCATTTCCATCCACAGTGACACATGTCGGGAATCCCTGCAAGAGGTGCCGTGGGGTGCCAAGCATCTGGCAAGAACGGCTGGCCAGGCGCGAAGGCGGCTGATTGGCCAGATATTGGTCCTCCCAGTCCTCTGGATTGACGAGTTGCGCCTGGGCAATCAGCAATCACAGCACCGGCCAACAtctcccttcccctttcgCATCTTGAGTTGCATCCCGTCGTCACGACTTCCCTCTGATACAGCCGCTCCTTTGTGACGCCAACATCTcagccaccgccgccaggCTTAGCACCTGTGTTTgccggtttttttttatttcttttttttttttttaaaccTGGagtcctcatcaccatcaccacctccccggTCCTCAGAGAAAGTCACAGACAATCTGGAACCTCCTTACCTACCACGTTAACTTAAGGACACTCGAAAAGCTCCACTTCGCGTCATTTCGTTGCATTGGTAATCCTTCTTTTCTGGATACTGCCTCGCTCTCCTTTTGAAAATACGATTCCTCGCTTTCACTCTCGACGTGATTCCCCTGACGACCCTCAGCCACTacctcctgctcctcgtTCGCCGTCGCAAACTCCATGATCCCCGGGCCACAGTGGTAAACGAGCGGAGGACTTGGATTTGTTTTGTATAATGTCTCTTTTTGGAACGATTAGCCTTTGAATTACCCACGACTACAAACACGACGATCATAATACAAGTTTACACAAACGCACATAATGAACGGCGCCGAAACTAGGAGAGGCCGGTctggtggcggaggagtaggaggaagaggggaagaTGGCTACGGAGGCATGCCTGCACCTGCTGTACAACCACCATCGTTGTCAGACGTCGCACCGACGGCAAAGGCACTAGTCGACGGCTACAGGAATGAGATTCTTGGGGGAGTAGAGGGTGACAAGGCGAGAATTAGCCCAGtatggcctcctccccttttcaGGCGTGAACATTGTTGGCTAATTATGGATTACATACAGCTAAACACAAACCAACCGCAAACATCGCCTCTCGTCGATCTTAAAGACTCGATTCAGGTGCATCTCTTGACCGAAACGGCGTTATCGGACAGTAAAAGCTATGAAATCCTCTCgcaagaggaggttgacggCCTCAAGAAACAGATTCAGTCACTGGGAATGCGCGTCGAACAGGCGAGGGCGAACCTGGCTATACAGTCCAAATACCGCGATGCAGCAGTTTCCATGGCCAAACTCTACTCGCCTGGCGGCAAAAGAAAGAGTCTGCTGGGTAACCGTATGAGTGACTCGGCCAAAGAAGCAGATATGGAAAAGGCCACCAGTGAACGCCGTTGCGAGGAACTGGCTTCAGAGCTGTTTCACCTAGAAAAAGGCTTGATGGAGCCTCAGCGGCGTCTGCTCCAACACACTGCCGGCGTCCTGCAGCTAACCCATAGGGCGTCCTCGAAGAAGTCCGGACAGCCGCAGCTGCTTGGTCAGCCGATGAACGGCATGCCAGGAAGCCCCGAGAGTCTCTATACCTACACCAACACGAGGAACAGCATGGAGATCCCCAACGAGCAGCTCGATTTCAACAACAAAGATAAGGACTTGTACCTGTCGCTCGAAACGGATGGGCCGCCAGCCA from Podospora pseudopauciseta strain CBS 411.78 chromosome 6, whole genome shotgun sequence includes:
- a CDS encoding hypothetical protein (BUSCO:EOG09264W1U; COG:S; EggNog:ENOG503NX88); amino-acid sequence: MSFTNAPVTRTLVVGLVGASIAASLLDIKHYFYISIGTHILRYHQLWRVLAYQLCYLNSSEVLFGAMALYNMRTIEQRWGSRKYASFILVTALFTSIVPPLILTAFLRPLSFGVLDFLPAGPTPIIFAILAQYHAMIPHMYKYKVALAMGPPTGQDSAALTFSDKSTKYMMAGQLAVSQFPGSLLGAVVGWFVGYAWRNEALPGILTRWRVPGWVVGMRGQKTNAEFENMRRRLESEGASTGTASGIQQQQAGPTEGSNRRRTMGQQLIDEVRGAF
- the RER2 gene encoding cis-prenyltransferase (COG:H; EggNog:ENOG503NVA6) — translated: MSDLYLSRIRNWFLSSPPAEWAINRLRDTLIGSLSQGPIPGHVAFEMDGNRRYARSHKIETVEGHHLGFEALARVLEICYKCGVKVVTVYAFSLENFHRPKYEVDGLMQLAKVKLEQLIQHGELLDRYGASVKVLGRLDLIPPDVLEVVERAVAATSHNTTCVLNICFPYTSREEMTTAIRTTVEEYSTTPRPHSTPFSQSRITQKILSKQGDKPETLESIEETPSHSDDHDQDDAVSTATTLRSDPSTQKSEGSENVAIYPNAETITPETIDKHLYTAGCPPLDIFVRTSGVERLSDFMLWQCHQDTHIFFLKCFWPEFDLWHFLPVLVEWQHRQKQKQRDEKPRRVKQA
- a CDS encoding hypothetical protein (EggNog:ENOG503NXGW; COG:B), translated to MHLQRLPKSRAPGQETVPPLTAPSFPLDLSFSDPTNLFFPALTATIPESAATPSTGAMKTAKPPASENGGSSRRAQPLRQTRMVNRGNSSSSLIANAPAQPIDIFPGLNHFTDAISALPKEIVRHFTLLKEVDAKIFNNEDKLFDNIRRALDTPPPVDPFPSSNDAPNNHIPASAPMSAQNSSSGVPPSASASTIPSATGPLNSASEARRRIFKETNLKVQEMMVALEEKNHVILTANDALEKQMKRIESVWPNLESEFSEEAKWGSANHWAYDDVRKAQQQAKSNDKAERSRREGAAALSAAAQHVNAEEAAARSNDRKQAVAAKKNAKGQAGEGDADKTSEPAKKTQGPKSRKAPAEAATPVGLGITTGAPAGSAPAKRRKVETAKANGGAPMERAMSSVFGNSTVKPKTTSPRETPVPESGPKKRKALPTSSGQAKKRTNNAAAMSPSMASSPVIAAFPDTMKGSRASPIPTAIVPPRPASSRARQNSTQLNPEVVRQRAASVASTKPNGNAPDTPNLSQFGEGPKISMETKVQKETPIPAPTPKLEPLRTETEIPPPVLEPLHNGNNRKEAITKAPVTAAATVAPSEEKPEPKKEKEKEVVASPAIQPTPISTVKTKSGRASKPSTPSLGTFAEATSIVSAAPTEKQTAASRSRPSRNNSETASATDKDKNNGSSISASTTTTSKRSHKKGASISAAAAALAQASSGPNSAKASSNGGSITSEDNIKGSRGTAQHQHPPQSTQEDDDEDEPDGDEPRYCKCNGVSYGEMVGCDGVGCPREWFHLECVGLKIAPKANAKWYCDECKERLKKR